A genomic stretch from Polyangium spumosum includes:
- a CDS encoding PIN domain-containing protein, which translates to MGYLFDTATLAEVLRAVPSRLLVKRLAGVPTSERWTTSITVSQILIAARRTRHPKLMQDVIRLVAAVKVAPFDTLAAQSFAKLRTTVAPEADTDDVMIAAIAVTHDFTLVTRRPNAFRIYPHLRVEDWTL; encoded by the coding sequence GTGGGTTACCTGTTCGATACGGCCACGCTGGCCGAGGTTCTGCGCGCTGTCCCTTCACGCCTGCTCGTCAAGCGCCTCGCGGGCGTGCCGACGTCGGAGCGCTGGACGACGTCGATCACGGTCAGCCAGATCCTGATCGCCGCGCGCCGCACGAGGCACCCGAAGCTCATGCAGGACGTGATCCGGCTCGTCGCAGCGGTGAAGGTCGCGCCCTTCGACACGCTCGCGGCGCAGTCCTTCGCCAAGCTGCGCACGACCGTGGCGCCGGAGGCGGACACCGACGACGTGATGATCGCGGCGATCGCCGTCACGCACGACTTCACGCTCGTGACGCGCAGGCCAAACGCCTTCCGCATCTACCCGCACCTGCGCGTGGAAGACTGGACGTTGTGA
- a CDS encoding type II toxin-antitoxin system Phd/YefM family antitoxin yields MQKYGIPIVDLPGHCLDAVDAAERVRARTLVTREGHPIAAIVPMSDLDKIDPPDPAADGVDPLLALCGTCRHDEFVDSLLTDLSRTGLWHRG; encoded by the coding sequence GTGCAGAAGTACGGGATCCCGATCGTCGACCTGCCGGGTCATTGCCTCGACGCCGTGGATGCGGCCGAACGCGTCCGCGCCCGCACCCTCGTCACGCGCGAGGGGCACCCCATCGCGGCCATCGTCCCGATGAGCGACCTCGACAAGATCGACCCGCCCGATCCTGCGGCCGACGGCGTCGATCCGCTGCTCGCCTTGTGTGGCACGTGCCGCCACGACGAGTTCGTCGACTCGCTGCTCACCGATCTCTCGCGGACCGGTCTCTGGCATCGGGGCTGA
- a CDS encoding tRNA-(ms[2]io[6]A)-hydroxylase produces MLCLTRPTDPTWAEVALADLPTLLRDHAHCEMKAASNALSLAARWPERTEVARALVELAEEELRHFRGVLDELTRRGLTLGKPEVDVYAHELRKAIGVGRRGAPEDPLVDRLLVGAVIEARSCERFRLLCEALRARGDEPSLLAFYEELFACEARHYRTFVELATSVKADADAVRARLEEIARAEGRLVEVLGKEPTVHG; encoded by the coding sequence GTGCTCTGCCTGACCCGACCGACCGATCCCACCTGGGCCGAAGTCGCCCTCGCCGACCTGCCCACCCTGCTGCGGGATCACGCGCACTGCGAGATGAAGGCGGCGTCGAACGCTCTGTCGCTCGCGGCGCGCTGGCCCGAGCGGACGGAGGTCGCGCGCGCGCTCGTGGAGCTCGCCGAAGAGGAGCTACGTCATTTCCGGGGCGTGCTCGACGAGCTCACCCGGCGCGGCTTGACGCTCGGCAAGCCCGAGGTCGACGTCTACGCGCACGAGCTGCGCAAGGCGATCGGCGTCGGTCGCAGAGGCGCGCCCGAGGATCCCTTGGTCGATCGACTGCTCGTCGGCGCGGTGATCGAGGCGCGCTCGTGCGAGCGGTTCCGCCTGCTCTGCGAGGCGCTCCGCGCGCGCGGCGACGAACCCTCGCTGCTCGCGTTCTACGAGGAGCTCTTCGCTTGCGAGGCGCGGCACTACCGCACGTTCGTCGAGCTCGCGACGAGCGTGAAGGCGGACGCGGACGCGGTGCGCGCGCGCCTCGAGGAGATCGCGCGAGCCGAGGGTAGGCTCGTCGAGGTGCTCGGCAAAGAGCCCACGGTGCACGGGTGA
- the dnaA gene encoding chromosomal replication initiator protein DnaA: MTTSRDESRAIFDRAIDHTRGLSPATFDQWFGGVQFDDLTDGVLSLRAQNEFVLEWVKTNFLPTITDKIRELTGWSVQVAWTIDQHLEAPIANVPQMPPVRPRSLVVRPSTTPPTPPPPAPPSGPLAAEPRAPVAVPAPARRPALPDDLNPKHTFATFVVGPSNQLAHAAAIAAAGGGGRRYNPLFICGGTGLGKTHLVHAIAHRVLDERPGARIIYVSAERFTNDFITAIQHHRMDDFRAKYRVHCDLLLVDDIQFLAGREQTQEEFFHTFNALHGLDRQIVVTSDKYPQNLERMEERLVSRFSWGLVADIQAPELETRVAIVRNKAALEGIILPDDVALYLAQVIRSNVRELEGTLIRLAAKSSLTGRPVDLAFARAEITAAAPRAQIMSVEDIQRAVCHHFHLRSIDLTSKDRHKSIAFARHVAMYLCKQRLKVSFPEIGRAFGNRDHTTVMSAVRKIEAQRDTDPQVRAHLEALERKLAGDS; this comes from the coding sequence ATGACCACTTCGAGAGACGAATCGCGAGCGATTTTCGACCGGGCGATCGACCATACGCGCGGGCTCTCCCCTGCGACGTTCGATCAGTGGTTCGGCGGCGTGCAGTTCGACGATCTCACCGACGGGGTCCTCTCGCTCCGGGCGCAGAACGAGTTCGTGCTCGAGTGGGTCAAGACGAATTTTTTGCCCACGATCACCGACAAAATCCGAGAGCTCACCGGCTGGAGCGTCCAGGTCGCCTGGACCATCGACCAGCACCTCGAGGCCCCCATCGCCAACGTCCCGCAGATGCCGCCCGTGCGCCCGCGCTCGCTCGTCGTGCGCCCCTCGACGACGCCGCCGACGCCGCCGCCGCCCGCGCCCCCGAGCGGGCCCCTCGCGGCAGAACCACGCGCCCCGGTGGCCGTCCCTGCCCCCGCGCGACGGCCCGCCCTGCCCGATGATTTGAACCCGAAGCATACCTTCGCGACGTTCGTCGTCGGCCCCTCGAACCAGCTCGCCCACGCCGCCGCGATCGCGGCCGCCGGCGGTGGCGGCAGGCGTTACAACCCGCTCTTCATCTGCGGCGGGACCGGCCTCGGCAAGACCCACCTCGTCCACGCGATCGCGCACCGCGTCCTCGACGAGCGCCCCGGCGCCCGCATCATCTATGTCTCCGCCGAGCGCTTCACGAACGATTTCATCACGGCGATCCAGCACCACCGGATGGACGACTTCCGCGCGAAGTACCGCGTCCACTGCGATCTCTTGCTCGTCGACGACATCCAGTTCCTCGCCGGACGCGAGCAGACGCAGGAAGAGTTCTTTCACACGTTCAACGCGCTCCACGGCCTCGATCGGCAGATCGTGGTCACGAGCGACAAGTACCCGCAGAACCTCGAGCGCATGGAGGAGCGGCTCGTCTCGCGCTTCTCGTGGGGCCTCGTCGCCGACATCCAGGCGCCCGAGCTCGAGACGCGCGTGGCCATCGTGCGCAACAAGGCCGCGCTCGAGGGCATCATCCTCCCCGACGACGTCGCGCTCTACCTCGCCCAGGTGATCCGCTCGAACGTGCGCGAGCTCGAAGGCACGCTGATCCGCCTCGCCGCGAAGTCCTCGCTCACCGGCAGGCCCGTGGACCTCGCCTTCGCCCGCGCCGAGATCACGGCCGCGGCGCCGCGCGCGCAGATCATGAGCGTGGAGGACATCCAGCGCGCGGTCTGCCACCATTTCCATCTGCGCTCGATCGATTTGACCTCCAAGGATCGCCACAAGAGCATCGCCTTCGCGCGACACGTGGCGATGTACCTGTGCAAGCAGCGGCTGAAGGTCTCGTTCCCCGAGATCGGCCGCGCCTTCGGCAACCGCGACCACACGACCGTGATGAGCGCCGTCCGGAAGATCGAGGCCCAGCGCGACACGGACCCCCAGGTCCGCGCCCACCTCGAGGCCCTGGAGCGCAAGCTCGCCGGCGACTCCTGA
- a CDS encoding serine/threonine-protein kinase, producing MERQFGRYVLLERLGAGGMAEVWKAKSFGALGFEKTLALKRILPELAREPELLEMFVHEAKLSVRLSHANIVQVFDLGRVEQEGEPPGYYIAMEYVAGLDLATLLARFRRAKMPVPFGMAVFVAAEVAKALDHAHRRRDEQGKPLGIVHRDVSPQNILVSWEGEVKVTDFGIAKAKGFRGEDDQAGASVLRVRGKLSYMSPEQSLAGPLDGRSDLFSLGTVLYELVAGTNPFAGAGDAETLRRVRAAEAPPLEIARPDVPRELAAIVRKLLARRPEERVPDAGRLHELLLGYFYATGDRFSSNDLAELVATFQDEARRVPEIEAGAVLGEPQGAEQERTPVEVPKTSASLKVSAERTSTPNLSEPVGERREGTVLVVAGTSRVPALPFDVEGAREVITRYGGVILEQEPSQVVALFGLEDADGRDTEAAVRAALVIARAQKGRGASAGVHVGRILVDARGVPIVDARLGSLVALAQGLARAVAEQVAVSHPAARIVRAAFGFDELPDGAGPVPEGGRVITSARPPASASGKFVGRQEELRRIGEILAAATRKRAQVITILGEKGIGKSRLLAEIERRLGRGNWSVGFYAASCPPSGAELSWSGLTAMLQVLCGVQEGDGEQAILATLPRLRALGLQEEESSAVLRQLGARLGDRPSRPVGGMGTALRAAFTRMVHKLCEDRIHCFAWDDAQAMDAATAEVIASVASRNEGAASNIRAVFLLSTRAAPPGVLLPLARHHVVALGPLGDEESERLVAERIGVRAAPKELTAFCRERAAGHPLFIEELLKELLDARAVEVEDGRVRLRLEGARAVPRALRALMEARVSRLPQRERAMLNAAAILGDPVHTEVLAALLGESFSSVDRGIGELVARGFLRAAGPAEVSFPSPMHGEIVLDTIPHEARRDLHGKAAEGYRAVFGDEASEAHGERVGSHLYHAGHRDRAATYYARAALHRVRLCQLEPAIRLMLRAIDLADLDRREATELATWLRELRAAVLPVRAAPSLEDLSARALRRIDAAGTLEQRVAARVDVARALGAVNRFDRAYAEIDVAFKLAAEDEVLQRRALVAEIDLGARSGDFARAARAADRLEAMGPAEDPRVLLAIAHVRAATGVAAAALLAIDRAEAKSPIGDLTLASEREKERVLVYAFMRDFRAASEASARAVELARAAGLRAEMAASLHNLGDTTRRLGDFPRAYATLTESLQIAVEAGYERIASLNRVHLAYLDGRSGKPGAEARIRDLVKYAEARGYHADALEGRSLLAALLVERGARDEARAELELVLRMADAYGNGFIADDAREALAKLG from the coding sequence GAAGGCCCTCGACCACGCGCATCGCAGGCGCGACGAGCAAGGCAAGCCGCTCGGCATCGTGCACCGCGACGTCTCGCCGCAGAACATCCTCGTCTCGTGGGAAGGCGAGGTGAAGGTCACGGACTTCGGCATCGCGAAGGCCAAGGGCTTCCGGGGGGAAGACGATCAAGCAGGCGCGTCGGTGCTGCGCGTCCGCGGCAAACTCTCGTACATGAGCCCCGAGCAGTCGCTCGCGGGGCCGCTCGACGGGCGCAGTGATCTCTTCTCGCTCGGCACGGTGCTCTACGAGCTCGTCGCCGGGACGAACCCGTTCGCCGGTGCGGGGGACGCCGAGACGCTCCGGCGCGTGCGCGCGGCCGAGGCTCCGCCGCTCGAGATCGCCCGGCCGGACGTGCCGCGAGAGCTCGCCGCGATCGTGCGCAAGCTGCTCGCGCGCAGGCCCGAGGAGCGCGTGCCGGACGCGGGGCGCCTGCACGAGCTGCTCCTCGGGTACTTCTATGCAACCGGAGATCGTTTTAGCTCAAACGATCTCGCGGAGCTCGTCGCGACCTTCCAGGACGAGGCGAGGCGGGTGCCCGAGATCGAGGCGGGCGCGGTGCTCGGAGAGCCGCAAGGCGCGGAGCAGGAGCGGACGCCGGTCGAGGTGCCGAAGACCTCGGCGTCGCTGAAGGTCTCGGCAGAGAGGACCTCGACGCCGAACCTGTCGGAGCCCGTGGGGGAGCGGCGCGAGGGGACGGTGCTCGTCGTCGCGGGGACGAGCCGCGTGCCGGCGCTGCCGTTCGACGTCGAGGGCGCGCGCGAGGTGATCACGCGGTACGGCGGGGTGATCCTGGAGCAGGAGCCGTCGCAGGTCGTGGCGCTCTTCGGGCTCGAGGACGCCGACGGTCGCGACACGGAGGCGGCCGTGCGGGCGGCGCTGGTGATCGCGCGCGCGCAAAAAGGTCGCGGCGCGTCGGCGGGCGTGCACGTGGGCCGCATCCTCGTGGACGCGCGCGGCGTGCCGATCGTGGATGCGCGCCTCGGGTCGCTCGTCGCGCTGGCGCAGGGGCTCGCGCGCGCGGTCGCGGAGCAGGTCGCGGTGTCCCATCCGGCGGCGCGGATCGTGCGCGCGGCGTTCGGCTTCGACGAGCTGCCCGACGGGGCGGGCCCGGTGCCGGAGGGCGGGCGCGTGATCACCTCGGCGCGCCCTCCGGCCTCGGCGAGCGGCAAGTTCGTCGGCCGGCAGGAGGAGCTGCGTCGTATCGGCGAGATCCTCGCGGCCGCGACCCGCAAGCGCGCGCAGGTGATCACGATCCTCGGCGAGAAGGGGATCGGCAAGTCGCGCCTGCTCGCCGAGATTGAGCGGCGGCTCGGGCGCGGCAACTGGTCGGTCGGTTTTTACGCCGCGAGCTGCCCGCCGAGCGGGGCGGAGCTCTCCTGGAGCGGGCTCACGGCGATGCTGCAAGTGCTCTGCGGCGTGCAGGAGGGCGACGGCGAGCAGGCGATCCTCGCGACCTTGCCGCGCCTGCGCGCGCTCGGGCTGCAGGAAGAGGAGTCGTCGGCGGTGTTGCGTCAGCTCGGCGCGCGGCTCGGCGACAGGCCGTCGCGTCCCGTGGGCGGGATGGGGACGGCGCTGCGCGCGGCGTTCACGCGCATGGTGCACAAGCTCTGCGAGGATCGGATCCACTGCTTTGCGTGGGACGACGCGCAGGCGATGGATGCCGCGACGGCGGAGGTGATCGCCAGCGTGGCGAGCCGCAACGAGGGCGCGGCGTCGAACATCCGCGCGGTGTTCCTCCTCTCGACGCGCGCGGCGCCGCCGGGCGTGCTCTTGCCGCTCGCGCGTCACCACGTGGTCGCGCTCGGGCCGCTCGGTGACGAGGAGAGCGAGCGGCTCGTGGCCGAGCGGATCGGCGTACGCGCGGCGCCGAAGGAGCTCACCGCGTTTTGCCGCGAGCGCGCCGCGGGGCACCCGCTCTTCATCGAGGAGCTCCTGAAGGAGCTCCTCGACGCGCGCGCCGTGGAGGTCGAGGACGGCCGCGTCCGCCTGCGCCTCGAGGGCGCGAGGGCGGTGCCACGAGCGCTGCGCGCGCTCATGGAGGCGCGCGTGAGTCGCCTGCCGCAGCGCGAGCGCGCCATGCTGAACGCCGCGGCGATCCTCGGCGATCCGGTGCACACGGAGGTGCTCGCGGCGCTGCTCGGCGAGAGTTTTTCCTCTGTCGATCGAGGGATCGGCGAGCTCGTCGCTCGAGGTTTTTTGCGCGCGGCCGGCCCCGCCGAGGTGAGCTTTCCCTCGCCCATGCACGGCGAGATCGTCCTCGACACGATCCCGCACGAGGCGCGTCGCGATCTGCACGGCAAGGCCGCCGAGGGCTACCGCGCCGTCTTCGGCGACGAGGCCTCCGAGGCGCACGGCGAGCGCGTGGGCAGCCACCTCTACCACGCGGGTCATCGCGACCGCGCCGCGACCTATTACGCCCGCGCGGCCTTGCACCGCGTGCGCCTCTGCCAGCTCGAGCCCGCCATCCGCCTCATGCTCCGCGCGATCGACCTCGCCGACCTCGATCGCCGCGAAGCGACCGAGCTCGCGACATGGCTGCGTGAGCTCCGCGCCGCGGTCCTGCCCGTGCGCGCCGCGCCCTCGCTGGAGGATCTTTCCGCGCGTGCGCTCCGTCGTATCGATGCCGCCGGCACCCTCGAGCAGCGCGTCGCGGCGCGCGTCGACGTCGCCCGCGCGCTCGGCGCCGTGAACCGCTTCGATCGGGCTTATGCCGAGATCGACGTCGCGTTCAAGCTCGCCGCGGAGGACGAGGTGCTCCAGCGTCGCGCCCTCGTCGCCGAGATCGACCTCGGGGCGCGCAGCGGAGACTTTGCCCGCGCGGCGCGTGCCGCCGATCGGCTCGAAGCGATGGGGCCGGCCGAGGATCCGCGTGTCCTCCTGGCGATCGCCCACGTGCGCGCCGCGACCGGCGTCGCTGCGGCGGCCCTGCTCGCCATCGATCGCGCCGAGGCGAAGAGCCCCATCGGCGACCTCACGCTCGCGAGCGAGCGCGAGAAGGAGCGCGTGCTCGTCTACGCCTTCATGCGTGATTTCCGGGCTGCGTCGGAGGCCTCGGCCCGCGCGGTCGAGCTCGCTCGTGCCGCGGGGCTACGCGCCGAGATGGCGGCGTCGCTGCACAACCTCGGCGACACCACGCGGCGCCTCGGCGACTTCCCCCGCGCCTACGCCACGCTCACCGAGTCGCTGCAGATCGCCGTGGAGGCGGGCTACGAGCGCATCGCGTCGTTGAACCGCGTCCACCTCGCCTACCTCGACGGACGGAGCGGCAAGCCGGGCGCCGAGGCGCGGATCCGCGACCTCGTGAAGTACGCGGAGGCGCGCGGCTACCACGCCGACGCGCTCGAGGGCCGCTCGCTGCTCGCGGCCCTGCTCGTCGAGCGCGGCGCGCGGGACGAGGCGAGGGCCGAGCTCGAGCTCGTCCTCCGCATGGCCGACGCCTACGGCAACGGCTTCATCGCCGACGATGCGCGCGAGGCGCTCGCGAAGCTCGGCTAG